The sequence below is a genomic window from Flavobacterium sediminilitoris.
GCTGATAAAATGCAGAAGCTTATGGATCGTCAAGCAGAACTACAAGATAAGATTGATGCAGCAGGAGCATGGGAAATTGATAATAAACTAGAAGTAGCAATGGATGCGCTTCGAACACCTGATAGTGATACACCAATTAGTGTTCTTTCAGGAGGAGAAAAACGTCGTGTGGCTTTATGTAGGCTGTTATTACAACAACCAGATGTATTACTATTAGATGAGCCAACTAACCACTTAGATGCAGAATCAGTACTTTGGTTAGAGCAACATTTACAACAATATGCAGGAACAGTAATTGCAGTAACTCACGATAGATATTTCTTAGATAATGTTGCTGGATGGATATTGGAATTAGATAGAGGTGAAGGTATTCCATGGAAAGGAAACTATTCTTCTTGGTTAGATCAAAAATCAAAAAGAATGGAACAAGAAGAAAAAACAGCTTCAAAACGTAGAAAAACACTAGAACGAGAATTAGATTGGGTTCGACAAGGTGCAAAAGGAAGACAAACAAAACAAAAAGCTCGTCTTCAAAACTATGACAAACTTTTAAATGAAGATCAAAAAGTATTAGATGAGAAATTAGAAATTTACATACCAAATGGACCTCGTTTAGGAACAAATGTAATAGAAGCAAAAAATGTAGCTAAAGCATTTGGAGATAAATTATTGTATGATGATTTAAATTTTACACTTCCTCAAGCTGGAATTGTTGGAATCATAGGTCCAAATGGAGCTGGTAAATCTACTATTTTTAAAATGATTATGGGAGAACAACAACCAGATGGAGGAGAATTTTTAATTGGGGATACAGTTAAAATTGCTTACGTAGATCAATCACATTCCGATATTGACCCAGATAAATCAATTTATGAAAACTTTTGTGATGGACAAGAATTAATGATGATGGGAGGAAGACAAGTGAACTCTAGAGCTTACTTATCACGTTTTAATTTCGGAGGAAGTGATCAAAATAAAAAAGTAGCAACACTTTCTGGAGGTGAACGAAATCGTTTACATTTAGCCATGACACTAAAAGAAGAAGGTAATGTTTTATTATTAGATGAGCCAACAAATGATTTGGACATTAATACTTTAAGAGCTTTAGAAGAAGGTTTAGAAAATTTTGCTGGTTGTGCTGTAATAATCTCTCACGATAGATGGTTTTTAGATAGAGTATGTACACATATTTTAGCTTTTGAAGGAGAATCACAAGTATATTATTTCGAAGGAAGTTTTTCTGATTATGAAGAAAATAAGAAAAAGCGACTAGGTAAAGAAGTTACACCTACAAGAATTAAGTATAAAAAGTTAATACGAAACTAATATTTAAAATGATAAAAAAAGCCATCAATCTAGTTATTTAAACAGTAATTGATGGTTTTTTTATTTTTGAATATAGATATTAGTATGATATTTATTATATTTAAATAAAAAATAAGCAGTTAAGTATCTTAAAAATCTTCTCAAATGAAAAACTATTTAAAAACTATACTTATATTCTTCAGTTTAGTTTTTTCAATTGTAGTTTTTTCTCAAGATACAATCTCTTCAAATAAAGAAATTCACAAACTCTTACAAACTGCTGGAAAACAATTAAATACATTAGAAACGGATTTATCATTGCAAAATGCTAAAAAAGCACTTGCACTTGCTATAAATATTGAAGATAACGTATCAATAGCTAAATCATATAATTATATAGGCTTAAATATTGTAGAACATAGTGATTATGAAAAAGCGATTGAATATTTCAAAAAAGGTATTTTTTATGCTAATAAAACAAAAAATGATACTATAAAAAGTTGGATATATAATAATTTAGGAAATTTATATTCTTACAATAAGAACGAATATGAAAAGGCTATTAAATATTATTTATTATCATTAAAATATGCTAAAAAAGTTAGTATTGTTGAACTGACCTATAATAAAATTAATATTGCAGGTACTTATTTTGAAATTAATGAGTTTGAAAAAGGAAAAAAATATTTAAATAGTATAAAATTAGATATTACTCCTTTGAAAAAAGAGTATGAAGCACAATTTTTATATTATAGTTTAAATGCAGATTATTATTTGGAGAAAAATAATTTAAAACTTGCAGAACAAAATTATTTAAAGGCATTGAGTATTTGTTCACCAAAACCTAAAGATTTTTACATTCAACATGAAATTGACATAAATGAAAGTCTTTCAGATTTTTATTCTAAACTGAAACAGTATGAAAAAGCCTATTATTATTTAAATATTTCTGATTCATTAAAAGAAGTAAATTATGATGATAGTAAAAACAGAAAAGTTAAACTTTTAGGTCAGCAAATAGAGCAGGAAGAAATAGAAAGAGAATTATTAAAAGTAGAAGCAGAGAAAAAAATTCAAGATCAAAAACTTCTAAATATTAAAATTTTTATAATTCTTATCTGTTTAATTTTTTTAGCTACATTAATCATTTTATACTCACAATTTAAGATTAATAAGATTCGAACAAAATCAAATATTGAACTTAAAAAAGCAAATGAAGAATTAAAAATTGCTAAAGAAAAAGCAGAAGAAGCTTCAAAATTAAAATCTCAGTTTGTATCAACTGTAAGCCATGAATTAAGAACACCTTTATATGGAGTTATTGGTATTACCGATATAATCGAACTAGAGCATAAAGAATTAGAAAACAGCCAACATTTAAGAGCATTAAAATTTTCTGCAAAATATTTATTGTCGCTTGTAAATGATATTTTAAAGGTTTACAAGTTTGAAGAAAATCAAGTTTTTTTAGAAAATAATTTATTTCACTTACAAGATAGATTAGAGACAATTAAAGATTCAATTAATAATATTGCATTAAAACACAATAATAAAATTATAATTAGTGTAGATGAAAAAATACCTGAATATATAATAGGAGATAGTATAAGATTATCACAAATTATTATAAACTTAATGAGTAATTCTTTAAAGTTTACAAATAATGGAAAAATAGAAATTAAGGCTCAATTAGCTAAAGTTGTTAAAGATGTATTTTATATTGAATTTAAAGTAATTGATACAGGTATAGGAATTCCTAAAAAGTATCAAGATAAAGTTTTTGAAAAATTTGTTCAAATTGATAGGAGAGAAGATGATTATCAAGGAACAGGTTTAGGACTTACGATTGTTAAAAGACTTATAGACTTATTTAAAGGAGAAATAAAATTAGAAAGTGAAGAAAATATAGGAACTACATTTACATTCACAATTCCATTTGAATCTGGTGAAAAAGAGAAAAATGAATTCATAAAAAATATTAATGTTGATTTAAGCCAACCTAAGATTTATAATGTTTTAATTGTTGAAGACAATAAAATCAATCAAATTGTAACAAAAAAACTACTTGAAAATTATAAACTAGCTTGTCAAATTGCTGAAGATGGCTTTGTAGCATTAGAATTATTAGAGCATCAAAAATTTGACATTATATTAATGGATATTAATATGCCAAAAATTAATGGATTTGAAACTACAAAACTCATCAGACAAAAAGGGTATACATTACCTATAATTGCTGTAACTGCTTTTGAAAAAGAAGAAGTTGAAGAAAAAGCAAAAAGTTCAGGTATAAACGATATCATTGCAAAACCCTTTGATGCAAAGCAATTATTTCAAATGATAAAATTAAATATAAATATTAGATCAAAATAAATTAGTATTTTAATACCAACGTTTCTTGTTCTTTTTAGAATTATCTGATTTTCTAGATTTATTATTAGAAGATTTATTTTTATTTCTCAAATCAGGTTTCTGACCTTCCTTTTTTTCTTCTTCTTTCCAAGGATATGGATGATCTTCAACCACTTTGATTTTCATTCTAATTAGCTTTTCAATATCTTGCCAATATGCTTTTTCATCTTTTCCACAAAAAGAAATGGCTAAACCAGAGTTTCCAGCTCTTCCTGTTCGTCCAATTCTATGAACATAAGTTTCAGATATATTTGGAATATCAAAGTTAATTACAAAAGGTAAATTTTCAATATCAATTCCACGAGCCGCAATATCTGTAGCAACTAAAACAGGAATTTCTTGATTTTTAAAGCTTTCTAAAACACGTTGTCTTGCATTTTGAGATTTATCTCCATGAATAGCTCCAGATTCAACACCGTTCTTTTTTAAAGCTTTAACAACATTGTCAGCACCATGCTTTGTTCTTGTAAATACTAACACGTTTTTAATTCCATCATTTCTAATTAAATGATAGAGTAAGTTTCTTTTATCAGATTTATCAACAAAATATACTTTTTGACTA
It includes:
- the ettA gene encoding energy-dependent translational throttle protein EttA → MSDDKKVIFSMSKVNKIYSSTNKQVLKDIYLSFFYGAKIGILGLNGSGKSSLLKIIAGLDKNYQGDVVFAPNYTVGYLEQEPQLDETKTVIEIVREGAAEIYALLDEFNKINDSFGLPEVYEDADKMQKLMDRQAELQDKIDAAGAWEIDNKLEVAMDALRTPDSDTPISVLSGGEKRRVALCRLLLQQPDVLLLDEPTNHLDAESVLWLEQHLQQYAGTVIAVTHDRYFLDNVAGWILELDRGEGIPWKGNYSSWLDQKSKRMEQEEKTASKRRKTLERELDWVRQGAKGRQTKQKARLQNYDKLLNEDQKVLDEKLEIYIPNGPRLGTNVIEAKNVAKAFGDKLLYDDLNFTLPQAGIVGIIGPNGAGKSTIFKMIMGEQQPDGGEFLIGDTVKIAYVDQSHSDIDPDKSIYENFCDGQELMMMGGRQVNSRAYLSRFNFGGSDQNKKVATLSGGERNRLHLAMTLKEEGNVLLLDEPTNDLDINTLRALEEGLENFAGCAVIISHDRWFLDRVCTHILAFEGESQVYYFEGSFSDYEENKKKRLGKEVTPTRIKYKKLIRN
- a CDS encoding tetratricopeptide repeat-containing hybrid sensor histidine kinase/response regulator, producing MKNYLKTILIFFSLVFSIVVFSQDTISSNKEIHKLLQTAGKQLNTLETDLSLQNAKKALALAINIEDNVSIAKSYNYIGLNIVEHSDYEKAIEYFKKGIFYANKTKNDTIKSWIYNNLGNLYSYNKNEYEKAIKYYLLSLKYAKKVSIVELTYNKINIAGTYFEINEFEKGKKYLNSIKLDITPLKKEYEAQFLYYSLNADYYLEKNNLKLAEQNYLKALSICSPKPKDFYIQHEIDINESLSDFYSKLKQYEKAYYYLNISDSLKEVNYDDSKNRKVKLLGQQIEQEEIERELLKVEAEKKIQDQKLLNIKIFIILICLIFLATLIILYSQFKINKIRTKSNIELKKANEELKIAKEKAEEASKLKSQFVSTVSHELRTPLYGVIGITDIIELEHKELENSQHLRALKFSAKYLLSLVNDILKVYKFEENQVFLENNLFHLQDRLETIKDSINNIALKHNNKIIISVDEKIPEYIIGDSIRLSQIIINLMSNSLKFTNNGKIEIKAQLAKVVKDVFYIEFKVIDTGIGIPKKYQDKVFEKFVQIDRREDDYQGTGLGLTIVKRLIDLFKGEIKLESEENIGTTFTFTIPFESGEKEKNEFIKNINVDLSQPKIYNVLIVEDNKINQIVTKKLLENYKLACQIAEDGFVALELLEHQKFDIILMDINMPKINGFETTKLIRQKGYTLPIIAVTAFEKEEVEEKAKSSGINDIIAKPFDAKQLFQMIKLNINIRSK